Proteins encoded together in one Amblyomma americanum isolate KBUSLIRL-KWMA chromosome 1, ASM5285725v1, whole genome shotgun sequence window:
- the LOC144113166 gene encoding uncharacterized protein LOC144113166 — translation MPTIMWVRSDVSNVPNNAGPGGKDGGEKTYIGRAEHNGDLIPGKVEASHGCCYVSYADGEHRYENYEILVFDGASVH, via the exons ATGCCCACAATCATGTGGGTTCGCTCCGATGTCAGCAACGTCCCGAACAACGCGGGGCCTGGAGGCAAGGATGGCGGCGAGAAGACATACATCGGCCGAGCGGAACACAACGGAGATCTGATTCCAGGCAAGGTGGAGGCTTCGCACGGCTGCTGCTACGTGTCGTACGCCGACGGCGAGCACCGCTACGAAAACTACGAA ATCCTGGTGTTTGACGGCGCCTCGGTGCACTAG